TATTTAGACATCTTTTTGGCTATATAGAGGGGTATTTTAGCGTCATAAAATATATAATTATTTCAGAAAATGAACAAAAAATTCATGATTTGCCGTGATTTAATGGTTATTTGTCTCTTTTTTGCTCTAAAACTCTCAGCAAGATTCGTGCTCAATGTCTACTTAGGGGCAAGGCCTCTAAGTGACTCTAAGTGAGATTGTTGATTATTGATTATTAATTACTGATTATTGATTTGTAATCTGCTTAGGGGCAAGGCCTCTAAGTGACTCTACTTAGGGGCAAGGCCTCTAAGTAAATACCCATATTAATTACTGATTACTGATTAGCACTCTACTTAGGGGCAAGGCCTCTAAGTAGAAAACTAAGTAGGAAATTAGTGTGCGACATCCGAGATTGCACACTTGATTGAACATTATGCCATGGGCATTATGTTTCTTTTTTGAATATAAATATTTCCCGCAAAACTCTTTGACTTGGCCTAGAATAAATAATAGACTTTCTACTAGTTATTTTAACCACTTTACTGTTTAGAAGCACGTTAGGTACTAAATTTTGCCTTTTCCAGCCATTTTTTTCAATTTTATCTAATATGGGTAAAAAATATAACTCTTTATCATTTTTAAATACTGGAAAGATAATCACAACCTCTTTATTTGGTTTTAAAATTTTTTTAAACTGCTTAAATGATAAATAATATAACTCTGACAAGTTTTTTAATTCTTCTTTGATGTTAATTGATTTAATTGCTCCAAGATATGGTTCTGTAATAATAGAGTCAATTGATTTTTCTTTTATTTTCTTTGCAATTGAAAGCACATTAGATTCAAACATTTTTATATTTATTGATTTTTCTTTTATTTGATCAATTAGCCAATCTATGTTTTTTTGGGAATTACCAATTGCTGAAGCATCTTTATCCGTGCCAACTAAATTATTATACCCCATTAAAATTGCTTGCTGTAATATTGTTCCGCTTCCCAAAAATGGATCTAATATTACTGAATCTTTTTTAATATTAGCAATGTTTATCATTATTTTTGCCAATTTAAGAGGAATCATTCCCTTGGCTATTGGCCTAACTGGTCTTGAAAAATCAAAAAATTCATATTGTTCAAACTTTTGATGACTAATCGTTTTTCCAACCTTTATATCCTTGCCATCAATCAAACAAACTACCTCGACTCCTTTTGTTAATATATTATTTTTTTGAAGGATAACAGAGGAAAGCATTCTTTCTTTTGATTCTACCCATCTAGAAGAAATTTCCTTTTGTTTGAGTGTTTTTTTGATTGTTATTGCTATTTTTTTTATCCAATGATAATAAGAAGGTGACTGACTTTGTTCGCCTGAATAATATAAGCTAAAACCAAAGTAAATTTTTTTTAAATTAACTGGAAATAATTCTAAAAGTTGATTTTTTATACCCGAATCAGTATCTAATAAAAAAGATTTTTTTGTTGAGAAAAAAATCTCTCCTATCTTAATCGTTCCTCCTAACCTGTCTTGAATTTGATTAACGTTAATTTTTTCTGCTACGTCTATTAACAAATATTCTTCTGAAATTTTTCTTATTTTTATATTATTCTTTGATAATAAAATTTTTGAAATCTCAGAAACAGACAAAGATGGACAATGTCCTAATATAAAAAAATATGTATAATTTTTCATAAATAAACATTATCACGAAAAAAACTAAACAGCAACTTGTTTTTATTTTTTAATATGTTAAAATAATTAATATTATAAATAAAATTTTTAACTTATGTACGAATTATTATACATTATCCCTACTCCTTTTACTGAAAAAGACATAGAAGGAATATCAAAAAAAGTGAACAACCTTATAAAAGAATTAAAGGGGGAAATAAATGAAGAAAAAAATCTTGGTAATAAAAAATTTGCATATTCAATTAAACAAATTTATAAAGGTTTTTATATTTTGGTATTTTTTAATATTCCAAAGGAAAAGTTAGAAGAATTAAATAAAAAATTAAAACTAATAACAGAAATATTAAGACATGTTATTGTGAAAAAAGTTTCTAAAAAAATAACAACCAAAAGAAGAACAAAAGAAAAACTAGGCTTGGAAAAACTAGACAAAAAAATAAATAATTTATAAACAACAAAAAATATGAATGTAAACAAAGCAATTATTTTGGGAAATGTAACCAGGGACCCAGAAGTAAAAACAATTCCATCGGGGCAAACAGTAAGTTCTTTTGGAATAGCAACCAATAGGTTTTGGAAAAACAAAGAAACTGGCAACAAAGAACAACAAACAGAATTTCATAATGTTGTTGCATGGGGAAGATTAGCTGAAATAGCAGAACAATTTTTGAAAAAAGGAAGCTTAATTTATGTAGAAGGACGATTGCAAACAAGGACATGGGATGACAAAGATAGTAACAAAAAAATGTATAAAACAGAAATTGTTGCTGAAAAAATTCAATTGGGGCCAAGAAACAACGCCGAATCTCCTCAAAAAACAAAAAAAACACAAACAAATGCACCAGAAGAAGAAATCAATGTAGAAGAAATTCCATTTTAAATAAAATAAGATATGAAACAAAATAAAAAACACTGTCACTTTTGTGTTAATAGTATTAACCAAATAGACTATAAAGAAACTGAACTTTTGCGTAAATTTTTATCTCCTTACGAAAGAATTCTTCCAAAAAGAACAAAAAATACTTGCTCAAAACATCAAAGAAAGTTAAACAAAGCAATTAAGTTAGCAAGAATAATGGCTCTTTTGCCTTTTGTAAGAAAATAAAACAACCTATGACAATTAAAGAAATCTTTAATCACGCAATTAAAATTAATGCGTCTGATATACATATGGCGAACAATTTGCCTATTTTTTATAGGGTTGATGGAAAACTAATCCCTTCTGATAAATATCCAAAAATTGCTGACAAAACAATATTATCTTTAATAAAACCAATTATAAACAAAGAACAAGAAAAAGTTCTTTTTGAAAAAAAACATTTAGAATTTTCTTTTGAAACAGAGAATGAAATAAGATTCCGAACAAGTATTTTTTGGGAAAAAAACAAACTAGCTTTAGTATCTAGAATTATTCTCCCCAAAATACCAACAATGGATGAAATTAATATGCCTGACAAGGTAAAGGAGTTAATAAACCTTAAAAATGGATTAATACTCGTAACCGGACCTACTGGATCTGGTAAATCAACGACACTTGCTTCAATCATAGATACTATAAACGAAAACAAACCATATCACATAATTACATTAGAAGACCCAATAGAATTTATATTTAAACCAAAAAAAAGCATTGTATCTCAAAGAGAATTAAGGAAAGACATGCTTTCTTTTAATTCAGCTCTAAAGCATATTGTCAGACAAGACCCTGACGTAATTCTTTTAAGTGAAATGAGAGACCTGGAAACAATTAGTTTAGCCATAACATTAGCTGAAACAGGACATTTAGTTTTATCTACTTTGCATACATCAAATGCTCCTCAAACAATAGATAGAATAATAGACATTTTTCCATCTAATCAACAAAAACAAATAAGATTACAAATAGCTTTATCATTAAAAGCGATCATATCTCAACACTTGCTTCCAAGAATTAATAAAGGACGAGTAGCTGCTAGAGAAATTTTGATAAACACACCTGGTGTTGCGAACTTAATAAGAGAAAATAAAATAAACCAAGCAAGATCTTTAATGGAAACAGGTAGTAAGGACGGCATGAGCACACTAGAACAAGACCTTAAAACACTTTATAGAAATAAATTGATTGACTTAAAAACAGCAATGTCCTTTGCTAATTATCCAGACGAAATTATTAAAGAATAAAGCGCCTCTGTAGTGTAATGGATAACACGCGACGCTTCGGACGTCGAATTCTGGGTTCGAGTCCTGGCAGAGGCATTTTATTATGTTTATTCCCGTCCATAGCTCAACTGGCAGAGCAACTGCCTCTTAAGCAGTGGGTTCCAGGTTCGAGTCCTGGTGGACGGATTTTTTTTATACAACAAAAGAGATAATATTAAATTATCTCTTTTGTGTTTTTATAATCTTTGCTTGTAAAATTACTTTTTGACTGCTTGTTTCAGTTTGCTTCCAACTTTAAACTTAGCTACTTTTGTAGCAGGAATTTTTATCTTTTTTCCTGTTTGAGGATTAATTCCATTTCTTGCTTTTCTTTTTACTCTTGAAAAAGTTCCAAATCCAGCAATAGATACTTTCTTTCCTTTTTTAAGAGTAACTCTAACTGTGTCAATAAAAGCATTTAAAACTCTTTCAGCTTCTATTTTTGAACAAGTTTTAGCTTTTTTTGCTAATTGTTCTACTAATTCTTTTTTATTCATAAAAACCTCTTTATTTTTTGGTATTTTTCCAAAAAAATATTAATTATTTTTTATTGGCATTATTAAATACAAATAAGATTCATCATCTATTGATTTAATTAATCCAGGAGACGAATCATCGACCATTTCAATACTAATTTTATCTCCTTTTATGTTTGTAAGTCCATCAATCAAATATCTATAATTAAAGACTATTTCATTGGTTTTTCCTATTATCTCTACTGGAATAGATATTTGATTTTCTCCTACCTGGTTATTCAATGAAGATATTACTATTTCATTTTTTTTAGATAAAAATTTTAAACTTATATCGTTTATTCCAAATTTAACAAAAAAACTTGACCTCTTAATTGCTCTTAAAAATGGAGCTTTAGATATAATTGCTTTTGTGTTAAATTTATCAGGAATAATGGTTTTATAATCTGGAAATTCGCCACTTATAATTCTCGAAATAATTTCGATATCTTTATATGTAAATAAAATCTGATTTTTTGATAAATATATTTCAACCTTATCATTGTCATCAATTACTCTCAATACTTCTTGAAGTGTTTTTACTGGGATAATTATATCTTTTGATTCCTGACTATCACCTTGTTTAAATAATATCTTTTTTTCTGCTAATCGATAACTATCTGTTCCAACTATTACAAGTTTTTGTTCTTTGTCTGAATTTTTATTAAAAGAAAAAAGAGCTCCACTTAATTCAATCCTGGACTCTGTAATAGAAATTGAAAAAATTGTTTCTTCTAATGCATTTTTAAAAATTTTTGCATCAATAATGTATTTTTCTTTTTGTTCTATCTTAGGAATTATAGGAAATTCATCTGGGTCAATTCCTTTTATGGCTGATTTTTCATTGGTTGTTGTAATAATTAAATCTTGTTTAATTGTTTTAAAATTAATAACTGCATTAGATGGAATTAAATTTATATAATTAGTAAATAATTGAGCAGGGATAGTGATTCTACCTTTTTCTTCTATTTTTGCTCTAATTTTAATTTCTATAGCTATTTCTAAATTTGTAGCACTTATTCTTAATGTACCTTTTTCAGCTATTATTAAAATGTTATTTAAAATAGGCAATGCACTTTTACTAGTACCTGCTATTTTAGAACAATGATTAAGTGCATTAATTATATTTTTTTGTATTAATGAAAATTTCATTTTATTTTTTTGTATATATATTATATATTATATAAGTATATTTAAAAGTATTAATAATAAGTATGTTAATATGTGTAAAACTATTTTTTTTAGCTTATATAGCATGAACTAGCAGAATGTTTTTTTATAAAGTTAGTGGAAAAAATATAACAAGTTGTTAATAAAAATAATTAAAACAAGTTTTTCACTTTTTTTCCACATCTTTATTAACATTTTTATGAACTGTTTTTAGAAAAAATAATGTCCAAACAGAAAACTGAAAACAAGAAAATAACGAAAAAGAAAAAATGATTATAGTTGTGTATAATATTAACCAAAGAAAAAGAACAGAATAAAAACCAAAATAGATTTTTAAAGATAAAAATAATTTTAGTAAAAGACCAAATGGAATCCCTGCAACATAAAGAATAATTGATATCAAAAACAAAAACAAGACAGTAGAAACAAGTAGTAATAATGAAATTTTTATTGTTTGGGACCAATTTTTAAAAAATAATAATATTCCATTTTTTATTGCTTTTAGTGTTTTATTTTCTTCTAATATTAGAAAAAAAATAACAAAACGAGAAACAAAAGATAAAATAAATCCTATTAATAGAAATGCAAAAATGTAAAACATAATTGGAATTGGAGATTCAAAAAGCAGGGAAGTGTTTAATAGATAAATAAATCCATAAATAATAATAAAATAAATAAAATAAATAAAAATCACAGCTGGTAATAATTTTATTATTTTCTTTGAAAATTTCTTTATCTTTACTTCTTTTTTTTCTTTTCTTTTTTTAATTATTTTAATAAGAATAATTTGAGAAAAAAGAGAAAAAAGTAAAAATACTATTAATCCGAAAATGATTAATGATATTGTCCAAAAAAATAACGGATCCAAAAATGATTGTAAACTAAAATTGTTTAAGATTTTTTGATTATTAAATATTTTAAAATTAATTAAACTATCTATCCATTTATTTATTTTATTAAAATTTGTTGTAATTAAAATAAATTCATTATTCATAAACATAATGGAAAAAAATCCGAAAAACCATAAAATAGGATTTTGCCATACGATTTGCCATGATTGTTTGAGTAAATTGATTAGTTTCATTGTTTTAATATTATTTTTTCAAACTCTTCTTTTTCAAGAGTTTCTTTTTTTAATAATGTTTGAGCTACTTGTTTTAGTTCTTTTTCTTTTTCGTCTAAAATCTCTTTTGCTTTTTTTTGACATGTTTTTATGATCATTGAAATTTCGTTATCTATTTTTTCAGCTATTTTTTCGGAATAGTTTCTTTTTTTTGAAACCTCTTTTCCTAAAAATATAAGTTCGTCTTTTTCTCCAAACGTTCTAGGGCCAAGCGATTCACTCATGCCAAATTCTGTCACAAGTCTTTGAACCAGTTTAGTGGATTCCCTTAAATCATTTGATGCTCCTGTTGTCACTTCTTTAAATATTTTTTTTTCAGCCATGTAACCACCAAGCAAAGATGTTATTTGGTCCATAAACTCAGATCTTGATTTAAGAGATTTTTCTTGGTCAGGCATCATTAAAGTATATCCAGCTGCCCTTCCTCTTGATATTAGGGATATTTTTTGAACCATGTCGCATCCTGGAAGAAAATATCCAGTAATAGCATGGCCGGCTTCATGAAAAGCAACAATTTCTCGTTCTTTTTTATTTAGTACGTGGCTTTTTCTTTCGGGTCCCAACATAACTCGTTCAATGCTTTCAAGTATTACTTTTGTACTAATTTTTTTAAGATTTTTTTTGGCAGACAAAATCGCGGATTCGTTTAAAAGGTTGGCTAGATCAGCCCCCGTAAAACCAGGTGTCCTTTTAGCTATTTTTTTTAAATCAACCTTTTTATCTAATGGCTTATTGATAGAATGTATTTTTAAAATTTTTTCTCTTGCTAATATATCTGGCATGTCAAGGATTATTTTTCTATCAAATCTACCAGGCCTTAGTAGGGCTGGGTCAAGAATATCAGGTCTGTTTGTGGCAGCTATTACAATTAACCCAGTATTTGCTTCAAATCCATCAAGTTCAACCAGTATTTGATTTAATGTTTGTTCTCTTTCATCGTGAGACCCTCCTAGTCCTGCTCCTCGATGTCTACCAACCGCATCTAATTCGTCAATAAAT
The Patescibacteria group bacterium DNA segment above includes these coding regions:
- the ftsH gene encoding ATP-dependent zinc metalloprotease FtsH: MKKKNNSKFILKNFLIFLIIFLIISGVFSLINIKGVEPTQVGINYLIKEIEEEKIEEITIEEDKLNILLKNGKSQFSFKESNQSLISMLADLNVSPKKIAKISIKIKSLKGKNAFINIFLPLLFPLLIFVGIFYFFSRKLKGAGSQAFKFGKSNVRKINPKEKKIKTKFKDVAGIKEAKEELEEVVDFLKNPKKYIKLGAKIPKGVLLVGPPGCGKTLLSRAVAGESNVPFFHISGSEFIEMFVGVGASRVRDLFSNAKKSLPSIIFIDELDAVGRHRGAGLGGSHDEREQTLNQILVELDGFEANTGLIVIAATNRPDILDPALLRPGRFDRKIILDMPDILAREKILKIHSINKPLDKKVDLKKIAKRTPGFTGADLANLLNESAILSAKKNLKKISTKVILESIERVMLGPERKSHVLNKKEREIVAFHEAGHAITGYFLPGCDMVQKISLISRGRAAGYTLMMPDQEKSLKSRSEFMDQITSLLGGYMAEKKIFKEVTTGASNDLRESTKLVQRLVTEFGMSESLGPRTFGEKDELIFLGKEVSKKRNYSEKIAEKIDNEISMIIKTCQKKAKEILDEKEKELKQVAQTLLKKETLEKEEFEKIILKQ
- a CDS encoding type IV pilus twitching motility protein PilT, translated to MTIKEIFNHAIKINASDIHMANNLPIFYRVDGKLIPSDKYPKIADKTILSLIKPIINKEQEKVLFEKKHLEFSFETENEIRFRTSIFWEKNKLALVSRIILPKIPTMDEINMPDKVKELINLKNGLILVTGPTGSGKSTTLASIIDTINENKPYHIITLEDPIEFIFKPKKSIVSQRELRKDMLSFNSALKHIVRQDPDVILLSEMRDLETISLAITLAETGHLVLSTLHTSNAPQTIDRIIDIFPSNQQKQIRLQIALSLKAIISQHLLPRINKGRVAAREILINTPGVANLIRENKINQARSLMETGSKDGMSTLEQDLKTLYRNKLIDLKTAMSFANYPDEIIKE
- the rpsF gene encoding 30S ribosomal protein S6, translating into MYELLYIIPTPFTEKDIEGISKKVNNLIKELKGEINEEKNLGNKKFAYSIKQIYKGFYILVFFNIPKEKLEELNKKLKLITEILRHVIVKKVSKKITTKRRTKEKLGLEKLDKKINNL
- a CDS encoding single-stranded DNA-binding protein, with the protein product MNVNKAIILGNVTRDPEVKTIPSGQTVSSFGIATNRFWKNKETGNKEQQTEFHNVVAWGRLAEIAEQFLKKGSLIYVEGRLQTRTWDDKDSNKKMYKTEIVAEKIQLGPRNNAESPQKTKKTQTNAPEEEINVEEIPF
- a CDS encoding 30S ribosomal protein S18, with protein sequence MKQNKKHCHFCVNSINQIDYKETELLRKFLSPYERILPKRTKNTCSKHQRKLNKAIKLARIMALLPFVRK
- a CDS encoding HU family DNA-binding protein — protein: MNKKELVEQLAKKAKTCSKIEAERVLNAFIDTVRVTLKKGKKVSIAGFGTFSRVKRKARNGINPQTGKKIKIPATKVAKFKVGSKLKQAVKK
- the dnaN gene encoding DNA polymerase III subunit beta, producing the protein MKFSLIQKNIINALNHCSKIAGTSKSALPILNNILIIAEKGTLRISATNLEIAIEIKIRAKIEEKGRITIPAQLFTNYINLIPSNAVINFKTIKQDLIITTTNEKSAIKGIDPDEFPIIPKIEQKEKYIIDAKIFKNALEETIFSISITESRIELSGALFSFNKNSDKEQKLVIVGTDSYRLAEKKILFKQGDSQESKDIIIPVKTLQEVLRVIDDNDKVEIYLSKNQILFTYKDIEIISRIISGEFPDYKTIIPDKFNTKAIISKAPFLRAIKRSSFFVKFGINDISLKFLSKKNEIVISSLNNQVGENQISIPVEIIGKTNEIVFNYRYLIDGLTNIKGDKISIEMVDDSSPGLIKSIDDESYLYLIMPIKNN